The following are encoded in a window of Salmo trutta chromosome 9, fSalTru1.1, whole genome shotgun sequence genomic DNA:
- the LOC115199707 gene encoding G2/M phase-specific E3 ubiquitin-protein ligase-like isoform X1: MEDRDGVVELVAQQFVQGSLQVALEQFKYRLNSLGLLKALGNHPDSFRALFVHSIKPPTARDRRDLFKVTYSIPAGNRQCLENDTICHWFNWLAEVQDGECPPLTVAMVLEFATGATVVPPLGFEDTPTIEFLHTARGRLAGQQKKIYPEANTCAVTLRLSRPDQ, translated from the exons ATGGAGGACAGAGATGGTGTGGTTGAATTGGTGGCTCAACAATTTGTCCAAGGGAGCTTGCAGGTAGCCTTGGAGCA GTTCAAATATCGTCTCAACTCTCTTGGGCTGCTCAAAGCATTGGGGAACCACCCAGACAGCTTCCGAGCACTTTTTGTGCACTCCATAAAGCCTCCCACTGCCAGGGACCGGCGGGACCTGTTTAAAGTAACCTATTCCATACCTGCCGGCAACCGGCAGTGTTTGGAGAATGACACCATCTGCCACTGGTTCAACTGGCTGGCTGAGGTGCAAG ATGGAGAATGTCCTCCTCTAACAGTGGCGATGGTGTTGGAGTTTGCTACTGGGGCAACGGTGGTGCCACCCCTTGGGTTTGAGGACACCCCGACCATCGAATTCCTCCACACAGCGCGAGGGCGTCTCGCTGGGCAGCAGAAGAAAATTTACCCAGAGGCAAACACGTGTGCTGTGACACtaaggctgtcacgtcctgaccagtaa
- the LOC115199707 gene encoding G2/M phase-specific E3 ubiquitin-protein ligase-like isoform X2, translating into MIRFKYRLNSLGLLKALGNHPDSFRALFVHSIKPPTARDRRDLFKVTYSIPAGNRQCLENDTICHWFNWLAEVQDGECPPLTVAMVLEFATGATVVPPLGFEDTPTIEFLHTARGRLAGQQKKIYPEANTCAVTLRLSRPDQ; encoded by the exons ATGATAAG GTTCAAATATCGTCTCAACTCTCTTGGGCTGCTCAAAGCATTGGGGAACCACCCAGACAGCTTCCGAGCACTTTTTGTGCACTCCATAAAGCCTCCCACTGCCAGGGACCGGCGGGACCTGTTTAAAGTAACCTATTCCATACCTGCCGGCAACCGGCAGTGTTTGGAGAATGACACCATCTGCCACTGGTTCAACTGGCTGGCTGAGGTGCAAG ATGGAGAATGTCCTCCTCTAACAGTGGCGATGGTGTTGGAGTTTGCTACTGGGGCAACGGTGGTGCCACCCCTTGGGTTTGAGGACACCCCGACCATCGAATTCCTCCACACAGCGCGAGGGCGTCTCGCTGGGCAGCAGAAGAAAATTTACCCAGAGGCAAACACGTGTGCTGTGACACtaaggctgtcacgtcctgaccagtaa